A region of Phycisphaerae bacterium DNA encodes the following proteins:
- a CDS encoding DJ-1/PfpI family protein, producing the protein MSAKKILMIVGDFVEDYEVMVPYQALTMIGHTVHAVCPGKRAGEKVRTAIHDFEGDQTYSEKPGHNFALTATFAGLSPEDYDALVIPGGRAPEYLRLDEKVLKVVRHFAGANKPIAAICHGAQLLAGAGVLKGRSCSAYPAVGPDVIHAGGAYANIAL; encoded by the coding sequence ATGTCGGCCAAGAAGATCCTGATGATCGTCGGCGACTTCGTCGAGGATTACGAGGTTATGGTCCCCTACCAGGCCCTGACCATGATCGGACACACCGTCCACGCGGTCTGCCCGGGCAAGCGGGCGGGTGAGAAGGTTCGAACCGCGATTCATGATTTTGAAGGTGATCAGACATACAGCGAGAAGCCGGGTCACAACTTCGCCCTGACCGCGACGTTCGCCGGGCTCAGTCCCGAGGACTATGACGCCCTGGTTATTCCGGGTGGGCGAGCTCCGGAGTACCTTCGCCTGGACGAGAAGGTGCTGAAAGTGGTTCGGCACTTTGCCGGGGCGAACAAGCCGATCGCGGCCATCTGCCACGGAGCTCAGCTGCTGGCCGGTGCCGGCGTTCTCAAGGGCCGCTCGTGCAGTGCTTACCCGGCGGTTGGGCCCGACGTGATCCATGCTGGAGGGGCGTACGCGAACATCGCCCTGG
- the fliM gene encoding flagellar motor switch protein FliM, with amino-acid sequence MADVLDQSEVDALLSAVDAGAGGTTAEPEVPSRVKPRTQDVRTYDFKRPERVSKDQIRALEAIHENFARNFGASLSNFLRTIVEVRVATIEQLTYSEFIHSLPNPTCFNLLNTSPLEGQFCLEISPLIVYPIIDRLLGGSNAELFIPQRPLTAIEWRLVKRITDRALNTLTEVWSNLVEVNFELAETESNPHLVQIVAPNEVVVVIGLELKMGTRAGTMTLCLPFNVIEPVMGKLATQSWLAYQRKAASDEQRQQISRHLKSAEVGVRVFLAQTMITVNELINLQPGDIVTTRKPANCDLILQVENRNKFAGRLYQYKGARALRIIRLAGQEESL; translated from the coding sequence ATGGCCGATGTCCTTGACCAATCTGAAGTTGATGCCCTGTTGTCCGCGGTGGACGCCGGGGCAGGGGGGACGACCGCCGAACCGGAGGTTCCCAGTCGGGTCAAGCCCCGGACGCAGGACGTCCGCACCTACGACTTCAAGCGCCCCGAGCGGGTCAGCAAGGACCAGATCCGGGCCCTGGAGGCGATCCACGAGAACTTCGCCCGCAATTTCGGCGCATCCCTCTCCAACTTCCTGCGAACCATCGTCGAGGTCCGGGTCGCCACCATCGAGCAGCTTACCTACAGTGAGTTCATCCACTCGCTGCCCAACCCGACCTGCTTCAACCTCCTGAATACCAGCCCCCTGGAAGGGCAGTTCTGTCTTGAGATCAGCCCGCTGATCGTCTACCCGATCATCGACCGGCTCCTGGGCGGCTCAAACGCGGAGCTGTTCATTCCCCAGCGTCCCTTGACCGCGATCGAATGGCGCCTGGTCAAGCGGATCACCGATCGGGCTCTGAATACGCTCACCGAGGTGTGGTCCAACCTGGTCGAGGTAAACTTCGAACTGGCCGAGACCGAGTCCAACCCCCATCTGGTGCAGATCGTCGCTCCGAACGAAGTCGTGGTCGTGATCGGCCTCGAGCTCAAGATGGGTACCCGCGCCGGTACCATGACCTTGTGCCTGCCGTTCAACGTCATCGAGCCGGTCATGGGAAAACTGGCTACCCAGAGCTGGCTTGCCTATCAGCGCAAGGCGGCCAGCGACGAGCAGCGCCAACAGATCAGCCGCCACCTCAAGTCAGCCGAGGTCGGCGTCCGGGTCTTCCTGGCCCAGACCATGATCACAGTCAACGAGCTGATCAACCTCCAGCCTGGCGACATTGTCACCACCCGCAAACCCGCGAACTGCGATCTGATCCTTCAGGTCGAAAACCGCAACAAGTTCGCCGGGCGGCTCTACCAGTACAAAGGTGCACGTGCCCTGCGCATCATACGCCTCGCGGGGCAGGAAGAGTCGCTGTAG
- a CDS encoding response regulator: MSRVLIVDDEMTYCEQLTLILVRESHEVRSASSVEKGIQVGLEFRPNLLVADWRLADGRNGIEVARALASAIPDLLTILITGCLVEEIPLETRQSVFRVLEKPFSLDEVVTAIHDAATSPV; the protein is encoded by the coding sequence ATGAGCAGAGTACTGATCGTGGATGACGAGATGACCTACTGCGAACAGCTCACGCTGATCCTGGTGCGCGAGTCTCACGAAGTCCGGAGCGCCTCCAGCGTGGAGAAGGGCATCCAGGTCGGTCTCGAGTTTCGTCCGAATCTCCTGGTCGCCGATTGGCGGCTGGCCGACGGCCGCAACGGCATCGAGGTCGCCCGGGCCCTGGCCTCGGCCATTCCCGATCTGTTGACCATCCTCATCACCGGGTGCCTGGTGGAGGAGATTCCGCTGGAGACACGGCAGAGTGTCTTCCGCGTGCTGGAGAAGCCCTTCAGTCTTGACGAGGTGGTGACTGCCATCCACGACGCGGCCACGAGCCCGGTTTGA
- a CDS encoding PocR ligand-binding domain-containing protein → MSGHDEPATATLDEVQALRDRVAELEHAHRERQRIEQSLIESDARQKAILDNIPDIAWLKDRDYRYVAVNRAFARWCGMSTEELVGRTDYDLWPPELAEKYRQDDLEVMRTGAVRRIEELLQDLQGGITRVETIKTPVRNDRGEIIGTTGIARDITERLQSEEALHQRIETLTQLPGETSSLGIEDLFKLEDIQAISDAFAEATGVASLITDLDGQPITKPSNFCRLCLELVRRTEKGRLNCMHSDAQLGEIRPDGPVIQPCLSAGLWGGGTSICVGDRRIAKWLVGQVLDECQNEEQLLRYADRIGVNVEEYRAALAGVTRMPLSRFRRVCDALRLIANQLSTLALRNVQQAREIAARQQAERELDRYKNHLEELVEHRTHELAKSKENLLRAERLAAMGTLAGGIAHEINNPVGGILLLAQYALSRRTEPEGMIDALEKIVGCAQRCKLIVQSVLSFARAQTSTKAPADLNAVIRQACETVAAYAADNQCMLSIHLDAGLEPLAMSTTGIEQVTINLLRNAIQAGARHIDVRTDGAPGGVRLTVANDGARIAPGQIARLFDPFFTTRHGEGGTGLGLSIAHGIATDHGGTIEVISDAERGTAFTVFLPRQAGSVDQGSG, encoded by the coding sequence GTGAGTGGACACGACGAGCCCGCGACGGCGACGCTGGACGAGGTCCAGGCGTTGCGCGACCGAGTGGCCGAACTCGAGCACGCCCATCGTGAGCGGCAGCGCATTGAACAGTCGCTCATCGAGAGCGATGCTCGCCAGAAGGCCATTCTGGACAACATCCCTGACATTGCCTGGCTCAAAGACCGCGACTACCGCTACGTGGCTGTCAACAGAGCCTTCGCCCGCTGGTGCGGCATGAGCACGGAGGAACTGGTTGGCAGGACGGACTACGATCTCTGGCCGCCGGAACTGGCCGAGAAGTACCGTCAAGACGATCTTGAGGTCATGCGGACCGGTGCCGTCCGCCGGATCGAGGAGCTCTTGCAGGACCTCCAGGGCGGGATCACGCGGGTAGAGACGATCAAGACGCCGGTGCGAAACGACCGGGGCGAGATCATTGGGACGACCGGCATTGCCCGAGACATCACGGAGCGTCTCCAGTCGGAAGAAGCCCTGCACCAGCGGATCGAGACGCTGACCCAGCTGCCGGGGGAGACATCGTCCCTGGGCATTGAGGATCTTTTCAAGCTCGAGGACATCCAGGCCATCTCGGACGCCTTTGCCGAGGCCACCGGCGTCGCTTCCCTGATCACGGATCTCGACGGCCAGCCGATCACCAAGCCGAGCAACTTCTGCCGGCTCTGCCTGGAACTGGTCCGCAGGACGGAGAAGGGCCGGCTCAACTGCATGCATTCGGACGCCCAGCTGGGCGAGATACGACCCGACGGCCCGGTCATTCAGCCGTGCCTGAGTGCCGGGCTCTGGGGTGGCGGAACGAGCATCTGCGTCGGCGATCGCAGGATCGCCAAGTGGCTGGTCGGACAGGTCCTGGACGAATGCCAAAACGAGGAGCAGCTGCTGCGCTACGCCGACCGGATCGGGGTGAACGTCGAGGAGTACCGGGCGGCGCTGGCTGGAGTGACGCGCATGCCGCTTTCCCGGTTCCGGCGGGTGTGCGACGCCCTGCGGCTGATCGCCAACCAGCTCTCGACGCTCGCCCTGCGCAATGTCCAGCAGGCCCGGGAGATTGCCGCCCGCCAGCAGGCCGAACGCGAGCTTGACCGCTACAAGAATCATTTGGAAGAGCTGGTCGAGCATCGTACGCACGAGCTGGCGAAGTCCAAGGAGAACCTGCTGCGGGCCGAGCGGCTGGCCGCCATGGGCACGCTGGCCGGCGGCATCGCCCACGAGATCAATAATCCGGTCGGCGGCATCCTGCTGCTGGCCCAGTACGCCCTGAGCCGCCGCACCGAGCCGGAGGGCATGATCGACGCTCTGGAGAAAATCGTCGGCTGTGCCCAGCGATGCAAGCTGATCGTGCAGAGCGTACTTTCGTTCGCCCGGGCCCAGACCTCCACCAAGGCGCCGGCGGATCTCAACGCGGTGATCCGGCAGGCATGTGAGACGGTGGCGGCGTACGCCGCGGACAACCAGTGCATGCTGTCGATTCACCTGGATGCAGGATTGGAGCCTCTGGCGATGAGCACCACCGGAATCGAGCAGGTCACCATCAATCTGCTGCGGAACGCGATCCAGGCGGGGGCCCGGCACATTGACGTCCGAACGGACGGAGCTCCCGGCGGTGTTCGGTTGACCGTGGCGAACGACGGCGCCCGCATCGCTCCCGGCCAGATTGCCCGCTTGTTCGATCCCTTCTTCACCACCCGACACGGAGAAGGCGGTACCGGGCTGGGCCTGAGCATCGCCCACGGCATCGCCACCGACCACGGCGGGACCATCGAAGTGATCAGCGACGCCGAGCGCGGAACGGCTTTCACGGTGTTCTTACCGCGTCAAGCAGGCTCCGTTGACCAGGGGAGTGGCTGA
- a CDS encoding ATP-dependent Clp protease ATP-binding subunit — protein MMFERFTDRARKVMALANQEAQRFNHEYIGTEHILLGLVKEGSGVGANVLKNLDVDLRKVRLEVEKLVKRGPDMVTMGKLPQTPRAKKVIEYAIEEARSLNHNYVGTEHLLLGLLREQDGVAAQVLMNLGLRLEDVREEVLNLLGAGIESEEAAAGGGPPGPGGEAKKGKSKTPALDSFGRDLTEMAREGKLDPVIGRQREIDRVIQILCRRQKNNPVLLGEAGVGKTAIVEGLAQKIVNGEIPELLADRRIVVLDLAMMVAGTKYRGQFEERIKAVMNEVRRARNVILFIDELHTLVGAGGAEGAIDASNVLKPALSRGEIQCIGATTLDEYRKYIEKDGALERRFQQIIVEPPSRDETILILKGLRDRYEAHHRVQITDNALLQAVELSDRYITGRVQPDKAIDVIDEAGAAVRLKSMTKPPNLTEIEREIEKLIMEKDEAVKNADYERAAELRDKAEVSRSKKEEMQREWRDRAKEVDGVVDDEVIASVVSGITGVPLTRLEKTEVQRLLRLEDELHKRVISQDEAVRAVARAVRRSRSGLKDPNRPMGSFIFIGPSGVGKTYLAKCLAEFMFGDEDALVILDMSEFMEKHNVSRLIGAPPGYVGYEEGGQLTERIRRRPYSVVLLDEIEKAHPDVFNMLLQIMEEGRLTDSFGRHIDFKNTIMIMTSNIGADRITNQSEFGFGKRDEEVSYQKMKTMLQGEVERYFRPEFINRVDELVVFHKLTHNDLVNIVDLEVNKVAKRLAEKGYHLILDQKAKDFLIEHGTDEKFGARPLRRSIENKIEDPLSEAILRGEYEGRNHIKVTIKDNSDGDPELHFEGYAQEPPVEEKPPEPVGASNVADET, from the coding sequence CTGATGTTCGAACGTTTCACTGATCGCGCCCGCAAAGTGATGGCGTTGGCCAACCAGGAGGCCCAGCGTTTCAACCACGAGTACATTGGGACGGAGCACATTTTGCTTGGGCTGGTGAAGGAAGGCTCGGGCGTCGGTGCGAACGTTCTGAAGAACCTGGATGTCGACCTGCGGAAGGTTCGGCTGGAGGTGGAGAAGCTGGTCAAGCGTGGCCCGGACATGGTCACGATGGGCAAGCTTCCGCAAACTCCTCGGGCGAAAAAGGTTATCGAATACGCGATCGAGGAAGCCCGGAGCCTGAATCACAACTATGTGGGCACGGAGCATCTGCTTCTCGGCCTGCTGCGTGAGCAGGACGGTGTGGCCGCCCAGGTGCTGATGAACCTCGGGCTGCGGCTGGAGGATGTTCGTGAGGAGGTTCTGAACCTGCTGGGGGCGGGGATTGAGAGCGAGGAAGCGGCGGCGGGCGGGGGCCCTCCGGGTCCCGGGGGTGAGGCCAAGAAGGGCAAGAGCAAGACGCCGGCCCTGGACTCGTTTGGCCGCGATCTCACCGAGATGGCTCGCGAGGGCAAGCTGGACCCGGTGATTGGCCGGCAGCGTGAGATTGACCGGGTGATTCAGATACTCTGCCGGCGGCAGAAGAACAATCCCGTGCTCTTGGGCGAGGCGGGTGTGGGCAAGACCGCGATTGTCGAGGGTCTGGCCCAGAAGATCGTCAATGGAGAGATTCCGGAGCTGCTGGCCGACCGACGGATTGTGGTCCTCGATCTGGCCATGATGGTGGCGGGCACGAAGTACCGCGGGCAGTTTGAGGAGCGTATCAAGGCGGTGATGAACGAAGTCCGGCGAGCCCGGAACGTCATCCTGTTCATTGACGAGTTACACACGCTGGTCGGCGCGGGTGGAGCCGAAGGCGCGATCGACGCCTCGAACGTGCTCAAGCCGGCGTTGAGTCGCGGCGAGATTCAGTGCATCGGAGCGACCACGCTCGACGAGTACCGCAAGTACATTGAGAAGGACGGAGCGCTTGAGCGGCGGTTCCAGCAGATCATCGTTGAGCCGCCGAGCCGCGACGAGACGATCCTGATTCTGAAGGGCTTGCGGGACCGCTATGAGGCTCACCACCGCGTTCAGATCACCGACAACGCGTTGCTGCAGGCGGTGGAGCTGTCCGACCGGTACATCACCGGCCGGGTGCAGCCGGACAAGGCCATCGACGTCATTGACGAAGCCGGGGCGGCCGTTCGTCTCAAGTCCATGACCAAGCCGCCGAATCTCACCGAGATCGAGCGCGAGATCGAGAAGCTGATCATGGAAAAGGATGAGGCGGTCAAGAACGCCGACTACGAGCGGGCGGCGGAGCTTCGCGACAAGGCCGAGGTCTCGCGGTCCAAGAAGGAGGAAATGCAGCGCGAGTGGCGAGACCGGGCGAAGGAAGTGGACGGTGTGGTTGACGACGAGGTCATTGCCTCGGTGGTATCGGGCATCACCGGCGTGCCCCTGACCCGGTTGGAGAAGACCGAGGTTCAGCGGTTGCTGCGGCTCGAGGACGAGCTGCACAAGCGGGTCATCAGCCAGGACGAAGCGGTTCGGGCGGTGGCCCGGGCGGTGCGTCGTTCGCGGAGCGGCCTGAAGGACCCGAACCGTCCGATGGGCAGTTTCATCTTCATCGGGCCGTCCGGGGTGGGCAAGACCTACCTGGCCAAGTGCCTGGCCGAGTTCATGTTCGGTGACGAGGATGCCCTGGTCATTCTGGACATGTCCGAGTTCATGGAGAAGCACAATGTCAGCCGGCTGATCGGCGCCCCGCCGGGTTACGTGGGTTACGAGGAAGGCGGCCAGCTGACGGAGCGGATCCGCCGCCGGCCGTACTCCGTGGTTTTGCTCGACGAGATCGAGAAGGCTCACCCGGACGTGTTCAACATGCTGCTCCAGATCATGGAGGAAGGTCGGCTGACCGACTCGTTCGGGCGGCACATCGACTTCAAGAACACGATCATGATCATGACGAGCAACATCGGGGCGGACCGCATCACCAACCAGAGCGAGTTCGGTTTCGGCAAGCGTGACGAGGAAGTCAGCTACCAGAAGATGAAGACCATGCTGCAGGGCGAGGTCGAGCGTTACTTCCGCCCCGAGTTCATCAACCGGGTGGACGAGCTGGTCGTGTTCCACAAGCTGACTCACAACGACCTGGTCAACATCGTAGACCTGGAGGTCAACAAGGTCGCCAAGCGGCTCGCGGAAAAGGGGTATCACCTGATCCTCGACCAGAAGGCCAAGGACTTCCTGATCGAACACGGGACCGACGAGAAGTTCGGAGCTCGGCCGCTCCGCCGGTCTATCGAGAACAAGATCGAGGACCCGTTGAGCGAGGCGATACTCCGCGGCGAATACGAGGGCCGCAACCACATCAAGGTCACCATCAAGGACAACAGCGACGGCGATCCGGAGCTGCACTTCGAAGGTTATGCCCAGGAGCCTCCCGTCGAGGAGAAGCCGCCGGAGCCGGTCGGCGCCAGCAACGTAGCCGACGAGACCTGA
- a CDS encoding sodium/solute symporter (Members of the Solute:Sodium Symporter (SSS), TC 2.A.21 as described in tcdb.org, catalyze solute:Na+ symport. Known solutes for members of the family include sugars, amino acids, nucleosides, inositols, vitamins, urea or anions, depending on the system.), which translates to MTGLEGFQLSASDYVAFIGYFVVLSAIGYLAGRRKKRVSDDYFLAGRSLPWYVVGSSFIASNIHSEQFIGTVGAAVLFGVCAAMFEWGNLTTFSILIWFFIPFLLASRVFTTPEFMERRFNPFLRQLFAVVTVITGVVAFLSGALYGGGLALQSLFGWNLTVAIVVLAFASGVWAIYGGLSSAAWADVCTVVVMVAGGMMVAILGLQSLAPESGSVIEGFRVMIERNRASEGIWRDAVAAAVRNITPDQAYYNRLSVIQPPSHALVPWTSLVFITFTVSIWYNVINQFMIQRVLGAKNMYHARMGIVFAGYLKVLLPVMVVLPGLVLFAHHPEILMLPWEQAGSQADKGYVTMLQQLIPGGLRGLFLAALFGAIQSTVQAVLNSTATVFTLDIYKRWMRPAASDREQILTGRIASVAILALAIVLAHMVVWLGMGLFEYTQMLYAFFAPPFGAVFLLGILSRRINGVGAGVGACVGFAVAVLLKIGVTRPPAFLSEAVVTWLSPFGNQAVVTWLTTVAVCIIVSVLSAPPRPEQVSDDLTFNWRELNILGQIGSHWYNSVLLWWALFVVMIVGLMVVFSGVRM; encoded by the coding sequence ATGACAGGTCTGGAGGGTTTCCAGCTCAGTGCTTCCGACTACGTTGCCTTCATCGGCTACTTTGTGGTGCTTTCGGCGATTGGCTACCTGGCCGGGCGGCGGAAGAAGAGGGTCTCGGACGACTACTTCTTGGCCGGCCGTTCGCTGCCCTGGTATGTGGTGGGCAGTTCCTTCATCGCCTCGAACATTCACAGCGAGCAGTTTATCGGGACGGTAGGAGCGGCGGTGCTTTTCGGGGTCTGCGCCGCCATGTTCGAATGGGGCAATCTGACCACCTTCAGCATTCTGATCTGGTTTTTCATTCCGTTTCTGCTGGCCTCGCGGGTGTTCACCACGCCTGAGTTCATGGAGCGCCGATTCAATCCGTTTCTGCGTCAGTTGTTTGCCGTCGTGACGGTGATCACGGGTGTGGTTGCGTTCCTGAGCGGGGCGTTGTACGGCGGCGGTCTGGCCCTGCAGAGTCTGTTCGGCTGGAACCTGACGGTGGCGATCGTGGTGCTCGCTTTCGCTTCGGGGGTCTGGGCCATTTACGGCGGGCTCAGTTCGGCGGCCTGGGCGGATGTCTGCACGGTCGTGGTCATGGTGGCCGGCGGGATGATGGTGGCCATTCTCGGCCTTCAAAGCCTGGCTCCCGAATCCGGCTCGGTGATCGAGGGCTTCCGGGTGATGATTGAGCGGAACCGGGCCAGCGAGGGTATATGGCGCGACGCTGTAGCCGCCGCGGTTCGGAACATCACTCCGGACCAGGCTTACTACAACCGTCTGTCGGTGATCCAGCCGCCCAGCCATGCCTTGGTGCCCTGGACCAGCCTGGTTTTCATCACTTTCACGGTGAGCATCTGGTACAACGTCATCAACCAGTTCATGATCCAGCGCGTCCTTGGGGCCAAGAACATGTACCATGCTCGCATGGGCATTGTCTTCGCGGGCTACCTCAAGGTTTTGCTGCCGGTGATGGTAGTTCTTCCCGGTCTTGTGTTATTTGCCCATCACCCCGAGATCCTGATGCTCCCGTGGGAGCAGGCCGGCAGTCAGGCGGACAAGGGCTACGTGACGATGCTGCAGCAGCTGATTCCCGGCGGCTTGCGCGGACTTTTCCTGGCAGCCCTGTTCGGGGCGATTCAATCGACGGTCCAGGCGGTGCTGAACTCGACGGCGACGGTCTTCACGCTGGACATTTACAAGCGGTGGATGCGGCCGGCGGCCTCGGACCGCGAGCAGATTCTGACTGGGCGGATCGCCTCGGTGGCCATCCTGGCGCTGGCCATTGTCCTGGCTCACATGGTCGTCTGGCTGGGCATGGGGCTTTTCGAGTACACCCAGATGCTGTATGCGTTTTTCGCCCCGCCGTTCGGGGCGGTTTTTTTGTTGGGGATTCTGTCGCGGCGGATCAACGGAGTGGGCGCCGGCGTCGGGGCCTGTGTGGGGTTTGCGGTTGCGGTCCTGCTCAAGATTGGGGTGACTCGTCCGCCGGCGTTTCTGAGCGAGGCGGTGGTGACGTGGCTTTCGCCCTTCGGCAATCAGGCGGTTGTGACCTGGCTGACCACCGTCGCGGTCTGCATCATCGTGAGCGTGCTCAGCGCGCCCCCGCGTCCGGAGCAGGTCTCCGACGATCTGACCTTCAACTGGCGCGAGCTCAACATTCTCGGCCAAATCGGGAGCCACTGGTACAACAGCGTCCTGCTCTGGTGGGCGTTGTTTGTGGTGATGATCGTCGGGCTGATGGTGGTTTTCTCGGGCGTGCGCATGTGA